A window of Leptospira fainei serovar Hurstbridge str. BUT 6 contains these coding sequences:
- the fliN gene encoding flagellar motor switch protein FliN, producing MGEGSLSQEEIDALLAGANETFDPGSMAAAGGSKEVAGLSPVDRDLLSDFLSQCFQTAGSTLGAILSKTSSFMNPTTEAKTRKDIEAELKSNTLILYSTYSGNLNGRVALAMGADNAARIANMMMGGFDSGGLDEGQLQTLKDSLTPIMGALQSQIAAKTGGGVNGSPAETRHVTSPAALVLPEGDPIVRTFFNLAIEGLPSFRIQFLLSLSMANDILSLSKRSGGGGGDFGGGNFQGGMGGGGGGAQVGMRSVSFPNLATASGAQGAPNLNLLMDVQMSVTVELGRTKMYIKDILGLGEGSIIELDKLAGEPVDLLVNGKLIAKGEVVVIDENFGVRVTDIVSPADRIKPESGGG from the coding sequence ATGGGTGAAGGGTCCCTTTCCCAAGAAGAAATAGATGCACTACTAGCGGGTGCCAATGAAACATTCGATCCAGGTAGTATGGCTGCAGCCGGGGGATCGAAGGAAGTTGCGGGTTTATCGCCCGTCGACAGGGATCTCCTATCGGATTTTCTTTCCCAGTGTTTTCAGACTGCAGGCAGCACGTTAGGCGCGATTCTTTCAAAAACTTCAAGCTTCATGAATCCTACTACGGAAGCGAAGACGCGCAAAGACATCGAGGCCGAGTTAAAATCGAATACGCTTATTTTATATTCGACGTATTCGGGCAATTTAAACGGTCGAGTTGCATTAGCGATGGGAGCCGACAATGCCGCTCGTATCGCAAATATGATGATGGGTGGTTTCGATTCGGGGGGTTTGGACGAGGGACAACTTCAGACTCTTAAGGATAGTTTGACTCCCATTATGGGAGCGCTCCAATCTCAGATTGCCGCAAAGACCGGTGGCGGCGTGAACGGTTCCCCTGCGGAAACAAGACATGTCACTTCCCCGGCGGCACTTGTTTTACCGGAAGGTGATCCGATCGTCAGGACTTTCTTTAACTTAGCGATCGAAGGTTTGCCATCCTTTAGAATCCAATTCTTACTCTCCTTGTCGATGGCTAACGACATTCTCTCTTTATCGAAACGATCGGGTGGAGGTGGAGGCGACTTCGGTGGAGGCAACTTCCAAGGCGGAATGGGGGGAGGCGGTGGCGGAGCACAAGTAGGCATGCGCTCGGTATCTTTCCCAAATTTGGCCACTGCAAGCGGAGCTCAAGGCGCTCCGAACTTAAATCTTCTCATGGACGTGCAGATGTCCGTGACCGTCGAACTCGGAAGAACGAAGATGTACATAAAAGACATCCTCGGATTGGGCGAAGGTTCGATTATAGAGTTGGATAAGCTCGCCGGTGAACCCGTGGATTTGCTTGTTAACGGAAAGCTAATTGCCAAGGGAGAAGTGGTCGTTATCGACGAGAATTTCGGTGTGCGTGTTACTGATATTGTCAGTCCGGCGGATAGGATTAAGCCGGAATCAGGAGGCGGATGA
- the fliP gene encoding flagellar type III secretion system pore protein FliP (The bacterial flagellar biogenesis protein FliP forms a type III secretion system (T3SS)-type pore required for flagellar assembly.) gives MWVISAPIFAISLLFLFSGGEIFAQSTAPRIPIPNLGINVNEAKGPRETSLSLMILFLVTILSLAPAIVMSLTSFTKIVIVLDFVRRALSIQNLPPNQVMVGLALFMTFFIMAPTLNIVYEKALTPYMNGKIDTNEFFDKSMVPMREFMIRQIGPSGAKDVALFLKIGKVEKVESFDDVPSYVLIPAFMLSEIKKAFWIGIIIFIPFIVVDLVVASALLSMGLNMLPPVMVSLPFKLILFVLVDGWNLIVYELVRSYK, from the coding sequence ATGTGGGTGATAAGCGCTCCCATCTTCGCAATTTCGCTGCTTTTTCTTTTCTCCGGAGGGGAAATATTCGCGCAATCCACCGCGCCTAGGATTCCCATCCCGAATTTAGGTATTAATGTAAACGAAGCAAAAGGGCCGAGAGAGACGAGCCTTTCTCTTATGATCCTTTTCCTGGTGACGATCCTCTCGTTGGCTCCGGCTATCGTGATGTCCCTGACTTCGTTCACTAAAATCGTCATCGTATTAGACTTTGTTAGGCGGGCCCTATCGATCCAAAATCTACCTCCCAACCAAGTGATGGTCGGTTTAGCCTTATTCATGACATTTTTTATTATGGCTCCCACTTTGAATATCGTCTACGAAAAGGCGCTTACGCCGTACATGAACGGAAAGATCGATACGAACGAATTTTTCGATAAATCCATGGTTCCAATGCGTGAATTCATGATTCGTCAGATCGGTCCTAGCGGCGCAAAGGACGTGGCTCTTTTTTTAAAGATCGGAAAGGTGGAAAAGGTGGAATCCTTTGACGATGTTCCGAGTTACGTCTTAATTCCCGCCTTTATGCTTTCCGAAATCAAAAAAGCTTTTTGGATCGGAATCATAATCTTCATTCCGTTTATCGTCGTGGATTTGGTAGTTGCGTCCGCACTACTATCGATGGGTTTAAATATGCTCCCGCCAGTCATGGTGAGTCTTCCTTTTAAACTGATCTTATTCGTCTTAGTTGACGGTTGGAATCTAATCGTCTACGAGCTGGTAAGGAGTTATAAATGA
- a CDS encoding FliO/MopB family protein, with amino-acid sequence MNGKILFYKSLLLRFGSLAFAIGVFCILSGSLNIHAQATDREAMDELLKKELKGDVPKTDNSEKSEKKIPEAGKETGAQPTAANPVEERYKPVSDGPGLGGILFRIVLVLGILCGGVYWILKTIAASRDAKLPVRGEMNLLSSLLLGPNKQLQIVEVTGQIFVLGVADSGINLISEITDPETKSRLQRMKDEYEPPEGGFLVSVLAQLKDLNTKISGTSRTEETLLKPQPGERKEKQKKLKQKLDEIKRERNNLENGLFDVN; translated from the coding sequence ATGAACGGAAAGATTCTTTTTTACAAATCTCTACTTCTTCGCTTCGGCTCCCTCGCTTTTGCGATCGGAGTCTTTTGCATTTTATCGGGATCTTTAAACATTCATGCTCAGGCTACCGATCGGGAAGCAATGGATGAACTCCTGAAAAAAGAACTAAAAGGAGATGTTCCCAAGACGGACAATTCGGAGAAATCCGAGAAGAAGATTCCCGAAGCCGGAAAAGAGACCGGCGCTCAGCCGACGGCGGCCAATCCTGTGGAAGAGCGATACAAACCGGTCTCGGATGGGCCGGGCTTGGGCGGTATTTTATTCAGGATCGTATTGGTTCTAGGAATCTTATGCGGTGGTGTATACTGGATTTTAAAAACGATAGCAGCATCGCGTGACGCAAAATTGCCCGTAAGAGGCGAGATGAATTTACTGAGCAGTCTCTTATTAGGACCGAATAAGCAGCTTCAGATAGTGGAAGTTACGGGGCAGATTTTTGTATTAGGCGTCGCCGATAGTGGGATCAATTTGATTTCGGAAATAACCGATCCGGAAACAAAATCCCGACTGCAACGAATGAAGGATGAATACGAACCTCCGGAAGGCGGTTTCTTAGTTTCTGTCCTGGCTCAATTGAAGGACTTGAATACTAAGATCAGTGGGACTTCCCGCACGGAAGAGACTCTATTAAAGCCGCAACCGGGAGAGAGGAAAGAAAAGCAGAAAAAGCTGAAGCAAAAACTGGATGAGATTAAGCGAGAAAGGAATAACCTTGAAAATGGGTTATTCGATGTGAATTAG
- a CDS encoding DUF971 domain-containing protein, with protein sequence MALSLKATTPDTIEFDEDSLRIAWKDGVLSEYSLLDLRKRCPCVVCRGGHGGKVGATTGAIQQAKLLSFSKVGRYAINLVWGDYHNTGIYSFDSLRLLSEGMEGDLGIP encoded by the coding sequence TTGGCACTGAGTTTAAAGGCGACCACCCCCGATACGATAGAATTCGACGAGGATTCATTGCGTATCGCCTGGAAAGACGGAGTTCTTTCGGAATATTCTTTACTGGATCTTCGTAAACGTTGTCCATGCGTCGTCTGCAGAGGAGGGCATGGAGGGAAAGTAGGCGCAACGACCGGAGCGATCCAACAAGCGAAACTACTTTCATTTTCCAAAGTCGGTCGATACGCTATCAACCTGGTTTGGGGAGATTATCATAATACCGGAATTTATAGTTTTGACTCTCTTCGGTTGCTATCGGAGGGGATGGAAGGGGATTTAGGAATTCCTTAA